In Serinus canaria isolate serCan28SL12 chromosome 5, serCan2020, whole genome shotgun sequence, the following proteins share a genomic window:
- the PPP4R4 gene encoding serine/threonine-protein phosphatase 4 regulatory subunit 4 isoform X3, which translates to MRPIIFSKMDFSHSSLFGYIEDLQELTIIERPVRRSLKTPEEIERLTVDEELSDIERAVYLLSSGQDIQGTSVVANLPVLMRQNPAETLRRVLPKIREVLHVAGVEMQLTAAVSFLTVLQEESVSIHTYSHSFLHIILQNLEHRDAGVSNAWLETLLAVIEALPKETVRHEILNPLVSKAQLSQTLQSRLVSCKIMGKVANKFEAHIVKREVLPLVKSLCQDVEYEVRACMCRQLEHVARGIGTELTKTVVLPELVELARDEGSSVRLAAFETLVNLLDMFDADDRSQTVLPLVKSFCEKSFKTDESILVSLSFHLGKLCNGLYGIFTPEQHLRFLEFYKKLSTLGLQQENGHNDNQLHLQTLEQEKKYISVRKNCAYNFPAMIVFVDPKNFHLELYSIFFCLCHDPEVPVRYTMAISFFEVAKLLNSDVYTIHKELVTLLQDESLEVLDALVGHLPEILELMTNRGEKNGSESKLLSIPDLIPALTTAEQRAATSLKWRTHEKLLQKYACLPHIISSDQIYYRFLHRMLTIILTNNVLPVQKAAARTLCVYLRYNRKQEQRHEVIQKLIEQLGQGKSYWNRLRFLDTCEFIMELFSKSFFCKYFFLPVLELTHDPVANVRMKLCCLLPKVKSTLKIPTDKHLLQQLELCIRKLLCQEKDKDVLTIVKRTVLELDRMEISVDAFQKRFYENDLLDQEKERQEHLLLEMEQLEKEKQKNEGRSTNINDKMFEKKRRDSKTSSVLAKSINLSISGSSSGTSAGKEEKKSKLVRSQSFSTQVLHPKYSNIDKCPNKNSATGYTSSVPGMGKSCMLSFSDDSFRTRAAGNSGNAAFPSSSSRNLFNSADQKSNGNKEGQSRKMSIKNRKLNS; encoded by the exons TTCTGGTCAGGATATCCAAGGAACAAGTGTGGTGGCAAATCTTCCAGTCCTTATGCGACAGAATCCTGCAGAAACTCTTCGTCGGGTTCTACCAAAAATCAGA GAGGTTCTGCATGTTGCAGGAGTGGAAATGCAGTTaacagctgctgtttcttttttgacTGTTCTGCAAGAGGAGTCGGTGTCCATTCATACGTACTCCCACTCCTTCCTACACATCATTCTCCAGAACCTGGAACACAGAGATGCAG GTGTCAGCAATGCATGGCTAGAAACTCTTCTTGCTGTAATAGAAGCTTTACCAAAAGAAACTGTCAGACATGAG atTCTGAATCCACTTGTTTCCAAAGCACAgctttctcaaacacttcagTCCCGCTTAGTTAGTTGTAAAATCATGGGAAAAGTAGCTAACAAATTTGAAGCTCATAT TGTTAAAAGAGAGGTTCTTCCATTGGTAaaatccctgtgccaggatgtGGAATACGAGGTTAGAGCCTGCATGTGTCGGCAGCTGGAACACGTAGCTCGAGGAATAGG GACAGAACTAACAAAAACTGTGGTGCTTCCTGAGCTAGTGGAGCTGGCACGAGATGAGGGCAGCAGTGTACGCCTGGCAGCTTTTGAGACCTTGGTGAACCTGCTGGATATGTTTGATGCAG atgatCGGAGTCAAACTGTTCTCCCATTAGTGAAATCCTTCTGTGAAAAATCCTTCAAAACAGATGAATCTATCCTCGTTTCTTTATCTTTCCATTTAGGGAAACTGTGTAATGGATTATATG gcATTTTTACTCCTGAACAGCACTTGCGGTTTTTGGAATTTTATAAGAAGCTTTCCACACTGGGtttacagcaggaaaatgggCATAATGATAATCAACTACATCTGCAAACCctggaacaggaaaagaaatatatttcagtgaGGAAGAACTGTGCTTACAATTTTCCA GCCATGATTGTTTTTGTGGATCCCAAGAACTTCCATTTAGAACTTTATTCTATATTCTTCTGCCTTTGTCATGACCCTGAAGTTCCTGTGAGATATACCATGGCCATAAGTTTCTTTGAA GTTGCTAAGCTTTTAAATTCTGATGTGTACACAATACATAAAGAACTGGTTACACTATTACAGGATGAGTCACTGGAG GTGTTGGATGCCCTAGTAGGTCACCTTCCTGAAATCCTTGAACTAATGACTAATAGAGGAGAAAAGAATGGATCAGAAAGCAAG TTACTCTCTATTCCTGACTTGATTCCTGCATTAACAACAGCAGAACAGAGAGCAGCAACTTCTTTAAAATGGAGAACACATGAGAAGTTACTACAGAAATATGCATGTCTCCCTCATATCATATCAAGTGATCAGATCTATTACCGTTTTCTTCACAGGATGTTGACAATCATTTTGACAAAT AATGTCCTGCCGgtgcagaaagcagctgctcGGACCCTGTGCGTGTATTTGCGCTACAACCGCAAACAAGAGCAGAGACACGAGGTCATTCAGAAACTGATCGAAC aactgGGACAAGGAAAAAGTTACTGGAACAGACTTCGTTTTTTAGATACTTGTGAATTCATTATGGAACTGTTTTCAAAATCATTCTTttgtaaatacttttttttaccTGTGCTTGAACTTACACATGACCCAGTGGCAAATGTCAG aatgAAGCTATGCTGTTTGTTGCCAAAAGTCAAATCTACTCTGAAGATTCCCACTGATAAACATTTACTTCAGCAGTTGGAATTATGTATAAGGAAACTTCTGTGTCAAGAGAAAGACAAAGATGTCTTGACTATTGTGAAAAGA aCAGTGTTAGAATTGGACAGAATGGAGATCTCTGTAGATGCT tttcagAAAAGATTTTATGAAAATGATTTATTGGATCAAGAAAAAGAGAGGCAAGAACATCTCCTTTTGGAAATG GAacaattagaaaaagaaaagcagaaaaatgaaggaagatCGACAAATATTAACGataaaatgtttgaaaagaaGC gtagaGACAGTAAAACATCATCAGTGTTGGCAAAAAGTATCAATCTCTCTATTTCTGGAAGCTCTTCTGGTACATCAGCAG gcaaagaagaaaaaaaatccaagctgGTTCGAAGCCAATCTTTCAGTACTCAAGTACTGCATCCAAAATACAGCAACATAGACAAGTGTCCTAA taaaaattctGCTACAGGATATACATCTTCAGTACCAGGAATGGGAAAGAGTTGTATGTTGTCCTTTAGTG ATGACTCATTCAGGACTCGTGCTGCTGGCAATAGTGGGAATGCTGCCTTCCCTTCCAGTTCTTCTCGCAACTTATTCAACTCAGCTGACCAAAAGAGCAATGGGAATAAGGAGGGTCAGTCCCGAAAGATGAGCAT
- the PPP4R4 gene encoding serine/threonine-protein phosphatase 4 regulatory subunit 4 isoform X1, protein MRPIIFSKMDFSHSSLFGYIEDLQELTIIERPVRRSLKTPEEIERLTVDEELSDIERAVYLLSSGQDIQGTSVVANLPVLMRQNPAETLRRVLPKIREVLHVAGVEMQLTAAVSFLTVLQEESVSIHTYSHSFLHIILQNLEHRDAGVSNAWLETLLAVIEALPKETVRHEILNPLVSKAQLSQTLQSRLVSCKIMGKVANKFEAHIVKREVLPLVKSLCQDVEYEVRACMCRQLEHVARGIGTELTKTVVLPELVELARDEGSSVRLAAFETLVNLLDMFDADDRSQTVLPLVKSFCEKSFKTDESILVSLSFHLGKLCNGLYGIFTPEQHLRFLEFYKKLSTLGLQQENGHNDNQLHLQTLEQEKKYISVRKNCAYNFPAMIVFVDPKNFHLELYSIFFCLCHDPEVPVRYTMAISFFEVAKLLNSDVYTIHKELVTLLQDESLEVLDALVGHLPEILELMTNRGEKNGSESKLLSIPDLIPALTTAEQRAATSLKWRTHEKLLQKYACLPHIISSDQIYYRFLHRMLTIILTNNVLPVQKAAARTLCVYLRYNRKQEQRHEVIQKLIEQLGQGKSYWNRLRFLDTCEFIMELFSKSFFCKYFFLPVLELTHDPVANVRMKLCCLLPKVKSTLKIPTDKHLLQQLELCIRKLLCQEKDKDVLTIVKRTVLELDRMEISVDAEQLEKEKQKNEGRSTNINDKMFEKKRRDSKTSSVLAKSINLSISGSSSGTSAGKEEKKSKLVRSQSFSTQVLHPKYSNIDKCPNKNSATGYTSSVPGMGKSCMLSFSDDSFRTRAAGNSGNAAFPSSSSRNLFNSADQKSNGNKEGQSRKMSIKNRKLNS, encoded by the exons TTCTGGTCAGGATATCCAAGGAACAAGTGTGGTGGCAAATCTTCCAGTCCTTATGCGACAGAATCCTGCAGAAACTCTTCGTCGGGTTCTACCAAAAATCAGA GAGGTTCTGCATGTTGCAGGAGTGGAAATGCAGTTaacagctgctgtttcttttttgacTGTTCTGCAAGAGGAGTCGGTGTCCATTCATACGTACTCCCACTCCTTCCTACACATCATTCTCCAGAACCTGGAACACAGAGATGCAG GTGTCAGCAATGCATGGCTAGAAACTCTTCTTGCTGTAATAGAAGCTTTACCAAAAGAAACTGTCAGACATGAG atTCTGAATCCACTTGTTTCCAAAGCACAgctttctcaaacacttcagTCCCGCTTAGTTAGTTGTAAAATCATGGGAAAAGTAGCTAACAAATTTGAAGCTCATAT TGTTAAAAGAGAGGTTCTTCCATTGGTAaaatccctgtgccaggatgtGGAATACGAGGTTAGAGCCTGCATGTGTCGGCAGCTGGAACACGTAGCTCGAGGAATAGG GACAGAACTAACAAAAACTGTGGTGCTTCCTGAGCTAGTGGAGCTGGCACGAGATGAGGGCAGCAGTGTACGCCTGGCAGCTTTTGAGACCTTGGTGAACCTGCTGGATATGTTTGATGCAG atgatCGGAGTCAAACTGTTCTCCCATTAGTGAAATCCTTCTGTGAAAAATCCTTCAAAACAGATGAATCTATCCTCGTTTCTTTATCTTTCCATTTAGGGAAACTGTGTAATGGATTATATG gcATTTTTACTCCTGAACAGCACTTGCGGTTTTTGGAATTTTATAAGAAGCTTTCCACACTGGGtttacagcaggaaaatgggCATAATGATAATCAACTACATCTGCAAACCctggaacaggaaaagaaatatatttcagtgaGGAAGAACTGTGCTTACAATTTTCCA GCCATGATTGTTTTTGTGGATCCCAAGAACTTCCATTTAGAACTTTATTCTATATTCTTCTGCCTTTGTCATGACCCTGAAGTTCCTGTGAGATATACCATGGCCATAAGTTTCTTTGAA GTTGCTAAGCTTTTAAATTCTGATGTGTACACAATACATAAAGAACTGGTTACACTATTACAGGATGAGTCACTGGAG GTGTTGGATGCCCTAGTAGGTCACCTTCCTGAAATCCTTGAACTAATGACTAATAGAGGAGAAAAGAATGGATCAGAAAGCAAG TTACTCTCTATTCCTGACTTGATTCCTGCATTAACAACAGCAGAACAGAGAGCAGCAACTTCTTTAAAATGGAGAACACATGAGAAGTTACTACAGAAATATGCATGTCTCCCTCATATCATATCAAGTGATCAGATCTATTACCGTTTTCTTCACAGGATGTTGACAATCATTTTGACAAAT AATGTCCTGCCGgtgcagaaagcagctgctcGGACCCTGTGCGTGTATTTGCGCTACAACCGCAAACAAGAGCAGAGACACGAGGTCATTCAGAAACTGATCGAAC aactgGGACAAGGAAAAAGTTACTGGAACAGACTTCGTTTTTTAGATACTTGTGAATTCATTATGGAACTGTTTTCAAAATCATTCTTttgtaaatacttttttttaccTGTGCTTGAACTTACACATGACCCAGTGGCAAATGTCAG aatgAAGCTATGCTGTTTGTTGCCAAAAGTCAAATCTACTCTGAAGATTCCCACTGATAAACATTTACTTCAGCAGTTGGAATTATGTATAAGGAAACTTCTGTGTCAAGAGAAAGACAAAGATGTCTTGACTATTGTGAAAAGA aCAGTGTTAGAATTGGACAGAATGGAGATCTCTGTAGATGCT GAacaattagaaaaagaaaagcagaaaaatgaaggaagatCGACAAATATTAACGataaaatgtttgaaaagaaGC gtagaGACAGTAAAACATCATCAGTGTTGGCAAAAAGTATCAATCTCTCTATTTCTGGAAGCTCTTCTGGTACATCAGCAG gcaaagaagaaaaaaaatccaagctgGTTCGAAGCCAATCTTTCAGTACTCAAGTACTGCATCCAAAATACAGCAACATAGACAAGTGTCCTAA taaaaattctGCTACAGGATATACATCTTCAGTACCAGGAATGGGAAAGAGTTGTATGTTGTCCTTTAGTG ATGACTCATTCAGGACTCGTGCTGCTGGCAATAGTGGGAATGCTGCCTTCCCTTCCAGTTCTTCTCGCAACTTATTCAACTCAGCTGACCAAAAGAGCAATGGGAATAAGGAGGGTCAGTCCCGAAAGATGAGCAT
- the PPP4R4 gene encoding serine/threonine-protein phosphatase 4 regulatory subunit 4 isoform X2 produces MQLTAAVSFLTVLQEESVSIHTYSHSFLHIILQNLEHRDAGVSNAWLETLLAVIEALPKETVRHEILNPLVSKAQLSQTLQSRLVSCKIMGKVANKFEAHIVKREVLPLVKSLCQDVEYEVRACMCRQLEHVARGIGTELTKTVVLPELVELARDEGSSVRLAAFETLVNLLDMFDADDRSQTVLPLVKSFCEKSFKTDESILVSLSFHLGKLCNGLYGIFTPEQHLRFLEFYKKLSTLGLQQENGHNDNQLHLQTLEQEKKYISVRKNCAYNFPAMIVFVDPKNFHLELYSIFFCLCHDPEVPVRYTMAISFFEVAKLLNSDVYTIHKELVTLLQDESLEVLDALVGHLPEILELMTNRGEKNGSESKLLSIPDLIPALTTAEQRAATSLKWRTHEKLLQKYACLPHIISSDQIYYRFLHRMLTIILTNNVLPVQKAAARTLCVYLRYNRKQEQRHEVIQKLIEQLGQGKSYWNRLRFLDTCEFIMELFSKSFFCKYFFLPVLELTHDPVANVRMKLCCLLPKVKSTLKIPTDKHLLQQLELCIRKLLCQEKDKDVLTIVKRTVLELDRMEISVDAEQLEKEKQKNEGRSTNINDKMFEKKRRDSKTSSVLAKSINLSISGSSSGTSAGKEEKKSKLVRSQSFSTQVLHPKYSNIDKCPNKNSATGYTSSVPGMGKSCMLSFSDDSFRTRAAGNSGNAAFPSSSSRNLFNSADQKSNGNKEGQSRKMSIKNRKLNS; encoded by the exons ATGCAGTTaacagctgctgtttcttttttgacTGTTCTGCAAGAGGAGTCGGTGTCCATTCATACGTACTCCCACTCCTTCCTACACATCATTCTCCAGAACCTGGAACACAGAGATGCAG GTGTCAGCAATGCATGGCTAGAAACTCTTCTTGCTGTAATAGAAGCTTTACCAAAAGAAACTGTCAGACATGAG atTCTGAATCCACTTGTTTCCAAAGCACAgctttctcaaacacttcagTCCCGCTTAGTTAGTTGTAAAATCATGGGAAAAGTAGCTAACAAATTTGAAGCTCATAT TGTTAAAAGAGAGGTTCTTCCATTGGTAaaatccctgtgccaggatgtGGAATACGAGGTTAGAGCCTGCATGTGTCGGCAGCTGGAACACGTAGCTCGAGGAATAGG GACAGAACTAACAAAAACTGTGGTGCTTCCTGAGCTAGTGGAGCTGGCACGAGATGAGGGCAGCAGTGTACGCCTGGCAGCTTTTGAGACCTTGGTGAACCTGCTGGATATGTTTGATGCAG atgatCGGAGTCAAACTGTTCTCCCATTAGTGAAATCCTTCTGTGAAAAATCCTTCAAAACAGATGAATCTATCCTCGTTTCTTTATCTTTCCATTTAGGGAAACTGTGTAATGGATTATATG gcATTTTTACTCCTGAACAGCACTTGCGGTTTTTGGAATTTTATAAGAAGCTTTCCACACTGGGtttacagcaggaaaatgggCATAATGATAATCAACTACATCTGCAAACCctggaacaggaaaagaaatatatttcagtgaGGAAGAACTGTGCTTACAATTTTCCA GCCATGATTGTTTTTGTGGATCCCAAGAACTTCCATTTAGAACTTTATTCTATATTCTTCTGCCTTTGTCATGACCCTGAAGTTCCTGTGAGATATACCATGGCCATAAGTTTCTTTGAA GTTGCTAAGCTTTTAAATTCTGATGTGTACACAATACATAAAGAACTGGTTACACTATTACAGGATGAGTCACTGGAG GTGTTGGATGCCCTAGTAGGTCACCTTCCTGAAATCCTTGAACTAATGACTAATAGAGGAGAAAAGAATGGATCAGAAAGCAAG TTACTCTCTATTCCTGACTTGATTCCTGCATTAACAACAGCAGAACAGAGAGCAGCAACTTCTTTAAAATGGAGAACACATGAGAAGTTACTACAGAAATATGCATGTCTCCCTCATATCATATCAAGTGATCAGATCTATTACCGTTTTCTTCACAGGATGTTGACAATCATTTTGACAAAT AATGTCCTGCCGgtgcagaaagcagctgctcGGACCCTGTGCGTGTATTTGCGCTACAACCGCAAACAAGAGCAGAGACACGAGGTCATTCAGAAACTGATCGAAC aactgGGACAAGGAAAAAGTTACTGGAACAGACTTCGTTTTTTAGATACTTGTGAATTCATTATGGAACTGTTTTCAAAATCATTCTTttgtaaatacttttttttaccTGTGCTTGAACTTACACATGACCCAGTGGCAAATGTCAG aatgAAGCTATGCTGTTTGTTGCCAAAAGTCAAATCTACTCTGAAGATTCCCACTGATAAACATTTACTTCAGCAGTTGGAATTATGTATAAGGAAACTTCTGTGTCAAGAGAAAGACAAAGATGTCTTGACTATTGTGAAAAGA aCAGTGTTAGAATTGGACAGAATGGAGATCTCTGTAGATGCT GAacaattagaaaaagaaaagcagaaaaatgaaggaagatCGACAAATATTAACGataaaatgtttgaaaagaaGC gtagaGACAGTAAAACATCATCAGTGTTGGCAAAAAGTATCAATCTCTCTATTTCTGGAAGCTCTTCTGGTACATCAGCAG gcaaagaagaaaaaaaatccaagctgGTTCGAAGCCAATCTTTCAGTACTCAAGTACTGCATCCAAAATACAGCAACATAGACAAGTGTCCTAA taaaaattctGCTACAGGATATACATCTTCAGTACCAGGAATGGGAAAGAGTTGTATGTTGTCCTTTAGTG ATGACTCATTCAGGACTCGTGCTGCTGGCAATAGTGGGAATGCTGCCTTCCCTTCCAGTTCTTCTCGCAACTTATTCAACTCAGCTGACCAAAAGAGCAATGGGAATAAGGAGGGTCAGTCCCGAAAGATGAGCAT